A genomic region of Candidatus Zixiibacteriota bacterium contains the following coding sequences:
- a CDS encoding DedA family protein: protein MEFVETAIDFILHLDKHLKEIIDAYGAWTYAILFCIIFCETGLVVTPFLPGDSLLFAAGAFAATGVLNPWIVFLLLTLAAILGDTVNYWIGQRIGDKAFEPGRYRFLKPAYLEKTHRFFEKYGGKTIVIARFVPIVRTFAPFLAGVGVMSYRKFLTYNVVGAVLWTLIFVWGGYFFGNLPFVRRNFSLVIIVIIALSIMPGVIEYIRARRQHKAANNS, encoded by the coding sequence GTGGAATTCGTCGAAACCGCAATAGATTTCATCCTCCACCTGGATAAGCATCTCAAGGAGATTATCGATGCCTACGGCGCGTGGACCTACGCCATCCTGTTCTGCATCATCTTTTGCGAGACCGGCCTGGTGGTCACGCCGTTTCTCCCCGGCGATTCGCTATTGTTCGCCGCCGGAGCGTTTGCAGCGACGGGCGTGCTGAATCCGTGGATAGTGTTCCTGCTGCTCACACTCGCGGCTATACTCGGTGATACGGTCAATTACTGGATCGGCCAGCGGATCGGAGACAAGGCTTTCGAACCGGGGCGGTACCGCTTCCTCAAGCCGGCATATCTGGAAAAGACGCACCGCTTCTTTGAAAAGTACGGCGGCAAGACGATCGTGATCGCCCGGTTCGTGCCGATTGTCCGCACTTTCGCGCCGTTTCTGGCCGGGGTCGGGGTGATGTCGTACCGGAAGTTCCTCACCTACAATGTAGTCGGCGCGGTTTTGTGGACACTGATTTTCGTCTGGGGCGGGTACTTTTTCGGCAACCTGCCCTTTGTAAGGCGCAACTTCTCCCTGGTGATTATCGTGATTATCGCTTTGTCCATAATGCCGGGGGTTATCGAGTATATCCGCGCCCGGCGACAACACAAGGCGGCGAACAACAGCTAA
- the fbaA gene encoding class II fructose-bisphosphate aldolase, with the protein MPVATPEIYRRMLDVAREKHYAYPAINVTSTETANAALKGFADCGSDGIIQVSTGGGEFASGLNVKNMADGAMTIAEHVHRMAEHYNVYVALHTDHCVPKKWDGFVKPLIEATAALRAAGQNNLFQSHMFDGSELSIGENMKMAIELLKACKEQEIILEVEIGVVGGEEDGLDRTGVGKEKLYTTPEDMVKVYEALNPIGGRYMVAATFGNVHGIYKPGNVVLKPKILRDGQEALKKKFGAKAMFDLVFHGGSGSELSDIHETLEYGVIKMNVDTDTQYHFTQPILKHMVENQKDLVHSEEKMADKKKFDPRSYLKLAEKDMAARVTQACKDLKSDGKTLFGK; encoded by the coding sequence ATGCCGGTAGCCACGCCAGAGATATATCGCAGGATGCTCGATGTTGCCCGGGAAAAACACTACGCCTACCCGGCGATCAACGTAACCTCGACCGAAACCGCCAATGCCGCGCTAAAGGGTTTCGCCGACTGCGGCTCCGATGGCATCATTCAGGTGTCGACCGGCGGCGGCGAGTTTGCGTCGGGGCTCAATGTCAAGAACATGGCCGATGGCGCCATGACAATCGCCGAGCACGTGCACCGTATGGCCGAGCACTACAATGTCTATGTCGCGCTGCACACGGATCATTGCGTGCCGAAAAAGTGGGACGGGTTTGTCAAGCCGCTGATCGAGGCCACCGCCGCACTGCGCGCCGCCGGGCAGAACAACCTGTTTCAGTCGCACATGTTCGACGGTTCCGAGCTGTCGATCGGCGAAAACATGAAGATGGCGATCGAACTGCTCAAAGCGTGCAAGGAGCAGGAGATCATTCTCGAGGTCGAGATCGGCGTGGTCGGCGGCGAGGAAGACGGTCTGGACCGCACCGGTGTCGGCAAGGAGAAGCTCTACACCACGCCTGAGGATATGGTCAAAGTGTACGAGGCGCTCAATCCGATCGGTGGCAGGTACATGGTGGCGGCGACATTCGGCAACGTGCACGGCATCTACAAGCCGGGCAATGTGGTGCTCAAGCCGAAAATCCTCCGCGACGGCCAGGAGGCGCTCAAGAAGAAGTTCGGTGCCAAGGCGATGTTCGATCTCGTTTTCCACGGCGGTTCCGGTTCCGAGCTATCCGATATTCATGAGACTCTGGAGTACGGCGTGATCAAGATGAATGTCGACACCGACACGCAGTATCATTTCACGCAGCCGATTCTGAAGCACATGGTGGAGAATCAGAAGGACCTGGTCCACTCCGAAGAGAAGATGGCGGACAAGAAGAAGTTCGATCCGCGCTCGTATCTGAAACTGGCCGAGAAGGACATGGCCGCGCGTGTGACCCAGGCCTGCAAGGACCTGAAGTCTGACGGGAAGACGTTGTTTGGGAAGTGA
- a CDS encoding transposase, producing MNYVDSCQVERPTASCGLPVATRGVARELYISGVARLEQQMREKSSSAEGQQGYARRNHLVEPVFGNIKFNLGFDRFHLRTLAKVAGEFQLICLAHNIRKLAARFPGWGPIVRRARRRLLQAYLGLTRLIQTFLETIWRDPGCFGVRTTHS from the coding sequence ATGAACTATGTTGACAGTTGCCAAGTCGAACGACCCACAGCAAGCTGTGGGCTACCAGTTGCTACCAGGGGAGTTGCGCGGGAGTTGTACATTTCAGGGGTGGCCCGTCTGGAGCAGCAGATGCGGGAGAAATCGTCCAGCGCGGAAGGTCAACAAGGCTATGCGCGGCGCAACCACTTGGTGGAGCCGGTGTTCGGAAACATAAAGTTCAATTTGGGGTTTGATCGGTTTCATCTGCGGACTCTGGCGAAAGTAGCTGGTGAGTTTCAGTTGATCTGTCTGGCTCACAACATCAGGAAGTTGGCGGCCCGGTTCCCGGGCTGGGGTCCGATTGTCCGCCGGGCGAGGCGACGCCTATTACAAGCTTATTTGGGGTTGACAAGGCTCATCCAGACGTTCTTGGAGACGATTTGGCGAGATCCCGGGTGCTTTGGTGTCAGGACAACACACTCGTAG
- a CDS encoding carboxymuconolactone decarboxylase family protein — MPKRVDEFRKERELLNEIVLARDDINIKRFFALDGAVYRDGALPAKTKELLGLAASLVLRCDDCITYHVIKAKEHQVSDPEFDEVMAIGLVVGGSITIPHIRRAYRMWKELSE; from the coding sequence ATGCCCAAGCGTGTTGACGAATTCAGGAAGGAACGCGAGCTACTCAACGAGATAGTTCTCGCCCGCGATGACATCAATATCAAGCGGTTTTTCGCGCTCGACGGCGCGGTCTATCGCGACGGGGCCCTGCCCGCTAAGACAAAAGAGCTACTCGGACTGGCCGCATCGCTGGTGCTTCGCTGCGATGACTGCATCACTTACCATGTTATTAAGGCCAAAGAACATCAGGTGAGCGACCCGGAATTCGACGAGGTCATGGCGATCGGACTGGTGGTTGGCGGGTCGATTACGATTCCGCACATTCGTAGAGCGTATCGGATGTGGAAGGAACTCTCGGAGTGA
- a CDS encoding TPM domain-containing protein, producing MKKVFSAILVLLAATGCLIAAEIPDYKGPINDLADILSNAEIRRLEAKALSYRQQSGSEIGVLIVPTLDGAALEDFAHDVFNKWGIGKADKDNGVLFLVAIEEKKARIEVGYGLEGALTDLEAGRLVNKNSPMAQRFREGDFAGGVGAVLDGIVQAIGGEYDPPEADDEVPPGIPLLIPIGFIIFFALLSLMRRKSSIGRRFGGPFIGGFGGFGGGFGGGGGGGGGFSFGGGSSGGGGASGGW from the coding sequence TTGAAAAAGGTTTTCTCCGCAATACTCGTACTTTTGGCGGCGACAGGTTGCCTGATCGCCGCCGAGATTCCCGACTACAAAGGCCCGATCAACGATCTGGCAGACATCCTTAGCAACGCTGAGATCCGGCGGCTCGAGGCAAAGGCGCTTAGTTATCGGCAGCAGTCCGGCAGCGAAATCGGCGTGCTGATTGTTCCGACTCTCGACGGGGCAGCGCTCGAGGACTTCGCGCACGACGTGTTCAACAAATGGGGTATTGGCAAAGCGGACAAGGACAACGGGGTTCTGTTTCTGGTGGCTATCGAGGAGAAGAAGGCGCGGATCGAGGTCGGATACGGTCTTGAGGGAGCGTTGACCGATCTCGAGGCCGGCCGTCTCGTGAACAAAAACTCACCGATGGCACAGCGTTTTCGTGAAGGAGATTTCGCAGGTGGGGTTGGCGCGGTACTCGACGGCATTGTGCAGGCGATCGGCGGCGAATATGATCCTCCCGAGGCCGACGATGAAGTGCCGCCCGGTATTCCGCTGCTCATTCCAATTGGATTCATCATCTTTTTCGCGCTGCTCTCGCTTATGCGGCGGAAGAGTTCGATCGGCCGACGGTTCGGCGGGCCGTTTATCGGTGGGTTCGGTGGTTTTGGCGGCGGCTTCGGCGGCGGAGGTGGCGGCGGGGGCGGATTCAGTTTCGGCGGCGGATCATCGGGCGGCGGCGGCGCGAGCGGAGGATGGTAG
- the acnA gene encoding aconitate hydratase AcnA — protein MDPFDAKSTLNAKAGKFMIYRLDSLSRHGQIDELPYSIRILLETLLRNVDGRLITEDDVIAAAHYNPAKVGEITIPFKPARVLLQDFTGVPAVVDLAALRTAMKTMGGDPKKINPLVPVDLVIDHSVQVDSFATDDSLQINMEKEFERNRERYEFLHWGQRAFNNFRVVPPATGICHQVNLEYLAKVVWTSNGTAYPDTLVGTDSHTVMINGLGVLGWGVGGIEAEACMLGQPLYMLMPEVVGFKMTGQLSEGVTGTDVVLTVTQMLRKHGVVGKFVEFFDPAMDELSLPTKAMIGNMAPEYGATMGFFPVDQGTLEYLRMTGRTPNEVDLVERYCKEQGLFRTRDSKVPKFASVVELDLSTVQPSLAGPKRPQDRVSLANLKADFDAGLTRPIKERGYELSAGDLDRKAFISDGYKAEIGHGAVVIAAITSCTNTSDPFVLMGAGLLAKKAVERGLKSKPYVKTSLAPGSRVVTAYLEKSGLIEPLKKLGFHNVGYGCTTCIGNSGPLPDEVLQAINQGNLVVAAVLSGNRNFEGRVHQNTKANYLASPPLVVAFALAGTVDIDLTSEPLGQDSQGKPVYLREIWPSEREVLDIVGRHVTSDLFAKQYASVFDCNEVWNAIKSPKGEIYAWDEKSTYIQLPPFFVGMKKEPGDVRPIHDAVCLAMLGDSVTTDHISPAGSIKADSPAGRYLLEHGVQFADFNSYGSRRGNDRVMTRGTFANIRLRNQLVPGSEGGVTKFFPTGETMSIYDAAMRYAEKDTPLVIIAGRDYGMGSSRDWAAKGTMLLGVRAVMAQSYERIHRSNLVGMGVLPLEFVDGETRESLGLKGDELFTIDGLSKDMKPGQIVSVKALNKEGEKKFKMKARLDTKIEIDYYRHGGILSMVLRQLAKA, from the coding sequence ATGGATCCCTTCGACGCGAAATCGACTCTCAACGCCAAAGCCGGCAAGTTCATGATTTACCGCTTGGACAGCTTGTCCCGGCACGGCCAGATCGACGAACTGCCTTACTCAATCCGGATTCTGCTCGAGACGCTTTTGCGAAATGTCGACGGCCGTCTTATTACCGAAGACGATGTTATCGCGGCGGCCCACTACAACCCTGCCAAAGTTGGCGAGATCACTATCCCGTTCAAGCCGGCCCGTGTACTCCTGCAGGATTTCACCGGTGTGCCGGCAGTGGTCGACCTGGCTGCCCTTCGTACGGCTATGAAAACCATGGGGGGCGATCCAAAGAAGATCAATCCGCTCGTACCGGTCGACCTGGTAATCGACCACTCGGTTCAAGTCGATTCTTTTGCGACGGATGATTCGCTCCAGATAAACATGGAAAAAGAGTTCGAGCGCAACCGCGAGCGATACGAGTTCCTTCATTGGGGACAGCGCGCGTTCAACAATTTCCGCGTTGTGCCTCCCGCTACTGGAATCTGTCACCAGGTCAATCTCGAGTATCTGGCCAAAGTGGTTTGGACCAGCAACGGCACCGCCTATCCGGACACGTTGGTCGGCACCGACAGCCACACGGTCATGATCAACGGTCTCGGCGTGCTCGGCTGGGGCGTGGGCGGGATCGAGGCCGAGGCCTGCATGCTGGGCCAGCCGCTGTATATGCTGATGCCTGAAGTGGTCGGGTTCAAGATGACCGGCCAGCTTTCCGAGGGTGTCACCGGCACTGACGTGGTACTAACCGTGACGCAGATGCTCCGCAAGCATGGCGTGGTCGGGAAGTTTGTTGAGTTCTTCGATCCTGCGATGGACGAACTGTCACTGCCCACCAAGGCGATGATCGGCAACATGGCGCCTGAATACGGCGCGACCATGGGGTTCTTCCCGGTGGATCAGGGCACACTCGAATACCTGCGCATGACCGGCCGCACTCCGAACGAGGTCGATTTGGTCGAACGCTACTGCAAAGAACAGGGGCTGTTCCGCACAAGAGATTCGAAAGTGCCTAAGTTCGCATCGGTAGTAGAGCTTGACCTCTCTACGGTGCAGCCCTCGCTGGCAGGTCCTAAACGGCCGCAGGACCGTGTCTCCCTGGCGAATCTGAAAGCTGACTTCGATGCCGGCCTGACCCGGCCAATCAAAGAGCGCGGCTACGAGCTTTCGGCGGGCGATCTGGATCGCAAGGCGTTTATCAGCGACGGCTACAAAGCGGAGATAGGCCACGGTGCAGTCGTAATTGCCGCGATAACGTCGTGCACGAACACGTCGGATCCGTTTGTGCTGATGGGGGCGGGGCTGCTGGCGAAGAAAGCGGTCGAGCGCGGCCTCAAATCGAAGCCGTATGTCAAAACTTCGCTGGCGCCCGGCTCGCGTGTTGTTACCGCTTACCTCGAAAAGTCCGGCTTAATCGAGCCGCTCAAGAAGCTCGGCTTCCACAATGTCGGCTACGGCTGCACCACCTGTATCGGCAACTCCGGCCCGCTGCCCGACGAAGTGCTGCAGGCGATCAACCAGGGGAATCTCGTAGTGGCGGCTGTCCTGTCAGGCAATCGCAACTTCGAAGGGCGTGTGCATCAGAATACCAAAGCGAATTACCTGGCATCGCCGCCGCTGGTGGTGGCGTTTGCGCTGGCCGGAACAGTCGATATCGATCTGACTTCCGAACCGCTCGGCCAGGACTCCCAAGGCAAACCGGTTTACCTTCGCGAAATCTGGCCATCAGAAAGAGAAGTGCTCGACATTGTCGGCAGGCATGTCACCAGTGACCTGTTTGCGAAACAGTACGCCTCGGTGTTCGACTGCAACGAGGTCTGGAACGCGATCAAATCGCCCAAAGGCGAAATCTACGCCTGGGACGAAAAATCGACTTATATCCAGCTCCCGCCGTTCTTTGTCGGCATGAAGAAAGAACCGGGCGATGTCCGGCCGATTCACGATGCTGTCTGCCTGGCAATGCTCGGCGATTCGGTCACCACCGATCATATTTCGCCCGCCGGTTCGATCAAGGCCGACTCTCCCGCGGGTCGGTATCTGCTTGAGCACGGCGTGCAGTTTGCGGATTTCAACTCGTACGGTTCGCGCCGGGGCAACGACCGCGTGATGACACGCGGCACGTTCGCCAATATCCGGCTTCGCAACCAGCTCGTCCCCGGCTCCGAGGGCGGAGTCACGAAGTTCTTCCCGACCGGCGAGACGATGTCGATCTACGATGCCGCCATGCGCTACGCCGAGAAAGACACCCCGCTCGTGATTATCGCCGGTAGAGACTACGGCATGGGTTCGTCGCGCGACTGGGCCGCCAAGGGCACAATGCTGCTCGGGGTCAGGGCGGTCATGGCGCAAAGCTACGAGCGGATACATCGCTCGAATCTGGTCGGTATGGGGGTGCTGCCGCTGGAGTTTGTCGACGGCGAGACGCGAGAGTCGCTCGGCCTGAAGGGCGATGAGCTTTTCACGATTGATGGCCTCTCGAAAGACATGAAGCCGGGACAGATCGTATCAGTGAAGGCGCTCAACAAAGAGGGCGAGAAGAAATTCAAGATGAAGGCCCGCCTGGATACGAAAATCGAGATAGACTATTATCGCCACGGCGGAATCCTCTCGATGGTGCTCCGCCAGTTGGCCAAAGCCTGA
- a CDS encoding HAD-IB family phosphatase — protein sequence MGDKLITVVIPTLNEEETIASVVGMAARSPSVLEVLVIDDKSVDRTVPNAREAGATVITSTKLGKGASMRDGLLVAKGEVLVFLDGDIGDYSDDIVERLAEPILTGRAAFVKSRFTRQAGRVTELVARPLLSLLFPDLLHIRQPLSGMISARKSLLAGINFEEDYGVDIGLLIDMHLQRAVIEEVDIQYITNRMKPWPELGKMSREVARAILKRASASHYLHLEDMQSINVIRDQMEHAIQESLLTLKKLAVFDMDNTILRGRFVETAAKRFGMERELIEILAANHEPWLRTKQIARLFRGRNIGELIEIVDSIPYTPNSSEIVAAMKSRGYIVGIISDSYDFAANHVKTKIGADFALANELEFSQSMATGEVKIPSFFARSAASICSHSVCKTHALVDITARYEVGLSDVIAIGDSEPDVCMIKHAGIGVSFCSRNELLNAVADFRISEPSFKGLLDVAQ from the coding sequence ATGGGCGATAAACTGATAACAGTAGTTATTCCAACTCTGAACGAGGAAGAGACCATCGCCAGCGTGGTCGGCATGGCCGCACGGTCGCCGTCGGTTCTCGAGGTGCTCGTGATCGACGACAAATCGGTGGACCGCACGGTGCCCAATGCCAGGGAGGCCGGCGCGACGGTAATCACCAGCACCAAACTCGGAAAGGGTGCTTCCATGCGAGACGGTCTCCTGGTAGCCAAAGGTGAAGTACTGGTTTTCCTTGACGGAGATATTGGCGACTATTCCGACGACATAGTCGAGCGGCTCGCCGAGCCGATTCTCACCGGCCGGGCCGCTTTCGTCAAGTCCCGTTTCACGCGGCAAGCCGGACGTGTGACCGAACTTGTCGCCCGGCCGCTTCTGTCGCTGCTGTTCCCCGATCTGCTTCACATCCGTCAGCCACTCAGCGGTATGATCTCGGCCAGGAAGTCACTCCTTGCGGGCATCAATTTCGAGGAGGACTACGGAGTAGATATCGGCTTACTCATAGACATGCACTTGCAGAGAGCTGTGATCGAGGAGGTGGACATTCAATATATCACTAACCGGATGAAACCCTGGCCGGAGCTGGGCAAGATGTCGCGCGAAGTGGCCCGCGCAATTCTCAAGCGCGCGTCGGCCTCGCACTATCTGCACCTCGAGGACATGCAGAGCATAAACGTCATCCGGGACCAGATGGAGCATGCCATCCAGGAGTCGCTGCTCACGCTCAAGAAACTGGCCGTTTTCGATATGGACAATACCATCCTCCGCGGCCGCTTTGTCGAAACCGCGGCCAAGCGGTTTGGAATGGAGAGGGAATTGATCGAAATCCTTGCGGCCAACCACGAACCCTGGCTCAGAACCAAGCAGATCGCCCGCCTGTTCCGTGGCCGGAATATTGGCGAGCTGATTGAGATAGTTGACAGCATCCCGTACACCCCGAATTCGTCGGAAATTGTCGCCGCAATGAAAAGTCGGGGCTATATCGTGGGAATCATCAGCGACAGCTACGATTTCGCCGCCAACCACGTCAAGACGAAGATCGGCGCCGATTTTGCCCTGGCCAACGAACTGGAATTCTCTCAGAGTATGGCCACCGGCGAAGTCAAGATACCGTCATTTTTCGCTCGGTCCGCCGCGAGCATATGCAGCCACAGTGTGTGCAAAACCCACGCTCTGGTCGACATCACCGCGCGCTACGAAGTGGGACTGTCAGACGTCATCGCGATCGGCGACAGCGAACCCGATGTGTGTATGATAAAGCACGCCGGTATTGGCGTATCATTCTGCTCCCGCAACGAGCTGCTGAACGCCGTGGCTGATTTCAGAATAAGCGAACCGAGTTTCAAGGGGCTGCTCGACGTTGCGCAGTAA
- a CDS encoding right-handed parallel beta-helix repeat-containing protein: MPGRCPHLPARATILLLLLLASTTPAATLTVERGSDLQSVINHAANGDTIKLGAKTFEAKRTKFTDPLCGNCEDPQTDVAASHGYIIRGKGLVLLGADRRETRLVTNAGYGVFVDNADGTEIRNLTITGGVRDDDGNATDAAIVVRNSRVTIEQVDIKDNTDRSSDSSVVVGIGGIFGREGADLTIRDCRILNGGWDGIALYRGATALISDCEINKGRGAGIGVTWDAYCLAFRNEVTGFWKGVGSFGTSMVVASNNLVHDNLGWGIIGTGESTMEATNNVVHHNGNCGVAPWSTSSRGRFVNNIITSNGWRDQWVCPCVGVWNYGDWAKWVFRNNIVWDNKARDYEDIWDQTDINGNLKADPMFMGENDFRLKPESPAWNAGDSTIFNRDGTRSHIGLQGGPRAAR, translated from the coding sequence ATGCCCGGCAGATGCCCTCATCTGCCGGCTCGTGCAACCATCCTCCTCCTGCTGCTCCTCGCGTCTACCACACCTGCTGCTACATTGACAGTGGAGCGCGGATCAGACCTGCAATCGGTTATCAACCATGCGGCCAACGGCGACACGATTAAGCTCGGCGCGAAAACTTTCGAAGCCAAACGCACCAAATTCACCGATCCGCTCTGCGGAAACTGTGAGGATCCGCAAACGGATGTCGCCGCCAGCCACGGTTATATTATAAGAGGGAAGGGCCTGGTACTTCTCGGCGCGGATAGACGAGAGACCCGCCTGGTCACCAACGCCGGTTACGGTGTCTTCGTCGACAACGCCGATGGGACGGAGATTCGCAACCTGACTATCACCGGCGGCGTGCGCGACGACGACGGCAACGCCACAGATGCGGCAATAGTCGTACGCAATTCGAGGGTGACAATCGAGCAGGTTGATATCAAAGATAATACCGATCGTTCCAGTGATTCGTCCGTGGTGGTCGGTATTGGCGGGATTTTCGGCCGCGAGGGAGCCGATCTTACCATTCGCGACTGCCGGATCCTCAACGGTGGATGGGACGGTATCGCGCTTTATCGTGGGGCGACCGCACTTATCAGCGACTGCGAGATTAATAAGGGACGGGGCGCGGGGATCGGTGTCACCTGGGACGCTTATTGCCTAGCCTTTCGCAACGAAGTAACCGGCTTCTGGAAGGGAGTCGGTTCATTCGGCACATCAATGGTAGTGGCATCGAACAACCTCGTCCACGACAATCTCGGTTGGGGCATTATCGGGACCGGCGAGTCCACGATGGAAGCGACCAACAACGTGGTGCACCATAACGGTAACTGCGGGGTCGCTCCGTGGTCGACCAGCAGCCGGGGACGGTTCGTTAACAACATAATCACCTCCAACGGCTGGCGGGACCAATGGGTTTGCCCCTGTGTCGGGGTCTGGAACTACGGCGACTGGGCCAAATGGGTGTTCCGGAACAACATCGTCTGGGACAACAAAGCCCGCGACTACGAAGACATCTGGGATCAAACGGACATCAACGGCAATCTCAAGGCCGATCCGATGTTCATGGGCGAAAACGACTTCCGCCTCAAGCCGGAATCCCCGGCCTGGAACGCCGGTGATTCGACCATATTTAATCGCGACGGTACGCGCTCGCATATCGGCCTCCAGGGCGGTCCGCGGGCGGCCCGCTGA
- the spoVG gene encoding septation regulator SpoVG, whose product MEITEIRVTLRDEEKLRGFANVTFDNAFVIRGMKIIQGNNGYFVSMPSRKRPDGTHQDIAHPVNRDMRNAIEKAVLEAYEKELRQQSPE is encoded by the coding sequence GTGGAGATCACTGAGATTCGAGTAACCCTCCGCGACGAGGAAAAGCTCAGAGGTTTCGCCAACGTTACCTTCGACAATGCGTTCGTGATACGGGGCATGAAGATCATTCAAGGTAACAACGGGTACTTCGTATCGATGCCGAGCAGGAAGCGTCCCGACGGTACCCACCAGGACATCGCGCACCCGGTCAACCGGGACATGCGCAATGCGATTGAAAAGGCGGTGCTGGAAGCTTACGAAAAGGAACTCCGGCAACAGAGCCCGGAGTAG
- the ispE gene encoding 4-(cytidine 5'-diphospho)-2-C-methyl-D-erythritol kinase, whose product MVMFIKRLSADRVAIGAPAKINLDLRVLGRRTDGYHDIDSLFQAVSLFDRLKFRRLDESADIRISLARQSNLATDESNLVARAFRLMQSRFRLSGGLEVELEKNIPVAAGLGGGSSDGAAAILACKALFGLPLGTAEMAALGAEIGSDLPFFFSSGQAHVTGRGEIVEDIELPLDYWLVLVTLPMAVSTARAYADLRLPLTRDVRPRSFRGWKVPRDIVKWLSDTGNDFEPVQLRAFPHLQQVKNGLADSGALLTRMSGSGPTVFGIYGNAPDMEGDRVLGRSDWTVSVARPIRLPARL is encoded by the coding sequence ATGGTCATGTTTATCAAGCGGTTATCGGCCGACCGTGTGGCGATCGGCGCGCCGGCCAAAATCAACCTCGATCTCCGGGTGCTGGGAAGGCGGACGGACGGATATCACGATATCGATTCTCTTTTTCAGGCGGTTTCCCTGTTCGATCGACTCAAATTCCGGCGACTGGACGAGTCAGCAGACATCCGGATTTCGCTGGCCAGGCAATCGAACCTGGCCACCGACGAATCCAACCTTGTCGCCCGTGCTTTTCGCCTGATGCAAAGCCGTTTCCGCCTAAGCGGCGGGCTTGAAGTCGAACTAGAGAAGAACATCCCAGTTGCGGCCGGACTCGGGGGAGGATCGTCGGACGGCGCCGCGGCCATTCTGGCCTGCAAGGCGCTGTTTGGTTTGCCCTTAGGCACGGCAGAAATGGCCGCACTGGGAGCGGAAATCGGCTCCGATCTGCCGTTTTTCTTCTCCTCAGGTCAGGCCCATGTCACGGGGCGGGGGGAAATAGTGGAAGATATCGAGCTCCCCCTCGATTATTGGCTGGTGCTGGTTACTTTGCCGATGGCCGTTTCCACCGCCCGGGCGTATGCGGACCTGAGATTGCCCTTGACAAGGGATGTCCGGCCCCGTAGTTTTCGGGGCTGGAAAGTGCCCAGGGACATCGTTAAGTGGTTGTCGGACACCGGTAATGACTTCGAGCCCGTTCAATTACGAGCTTTCCCGCACCTGCAACAGGTAAAAAACGGCCTGGCGGACTCTGGAGCCTTACTCACCCGTATGAGCGGCTCCGGGCCCACGGTCTTTGGAATATATGGCAACGCGCCTGACATGGAAGGCGACAGGGTACTGGGCAGGAGTGACTGGACAGTTTCCGTGGCGAGACCTATCCGGTTGCCTGCGCGACTTTAG
- a CDS encoding LemA family protein, with product MKVVGAALIAIVLIVVLAGFWIWSGRGGLIDRTQSVDEKWAQVQNVYQRRFDLVPNLVASVDNFMQRQQATLTEVIAMRQRVIELTGQAQSALEGQSPLLLDSLAGALSRQLNSLINVVVERYPEIKGDQLYSDLMTQLEGTENRIAQERRVYNEVVREYNVYRQRGIKALIAGSIFGFPYEKQFFAAQPEAQTAPSVKEAFQNQ from the coding sequence ATGAAAGTTGTCGGAGCTGCGTTAATCGCAATTGTGCTAATTGTCGTGCTGGCCGGATTCTGGATATGGTCCGGCCGTGGCGGGCTGATTGACCGCACGCAGAGTGTCGATGAAAAATGGGCGCAGGTGCAGAATGTCTATCAGCGTCGATTCGATCTCGTCCCCAACCTGGTGGCCAGCGTGGACAATTTCATGCAGCGCCAGCAGGCGACCCTGACCGAGGTTATCGCCATGCGCCAGCGGGTGATTGAATTGACCGGGCAAGCGCAGTCGGCTCTCGAAGGCCAAAGTCCGCTGCTGCTCGATTCGCTGGCGGGGGCGCTCTCGCGCCAGTTGAATTCGCTTATCAACGTGGTTGTCGAGCGGTATCCGGAAATCAAAGGTGACCAGCTTTATTCCGATCTGATGACTCAGCTCGAAGGAACCGAAAACCGGATCGCCCAGGAGCGACGCGTCTATAACGAAGTGGTGCGCGAGTACAACGTCTATCGTCAGCGTGGCATCAAGGCGCTAATCGCGGGCAGCATTTTCGGATTCCCGTACGAAAAGCAGTTCTTCGCGGCCCAGCCCGAGGCCCAGACCGCGCCCAGTGTGAAAGAGGCTTTCCAGAATCAGTAG